One region of Equus caballus isolate H_3958 breed thoroughbred chromosome 23, TB-T2T, whole genome shotgun sequence genomic DNA includes:
- the LOC138920286 gene encoding uncharacterized protein, producing the protein MAGCHTVKELFQGERVTRPKFTFEDFLELLKFARYITRRCSLCQMRKSRSPRLRSRSAAECAPAAVHRPVSTFRRHALKVGENFLKGQVSVLLAQKIDNLNLARSAFLCNKLNPIFHVLMRSAVSNISCHWKKAARQLPTEPTFTFAVAEAGPGSASTRLPAAHLRPGLRLLPEFPGSPHRGTGTNPLSQEPSPPRPGARPCSPSPCHPAASLWRTAILASSHHREPWFWAPVCVCLPEEEDSQSLALRLCGAGDQGGSLRWGSQLCPPRHLAWRNAILGSFCSRKEKNVSVQTGPPAGERAPWMPC; encoded by the coding sequence ATGGCTGGGTGTCACACTGTGAAGGAGCTCTTCCAGGGCGAGAGGGTCACCCGTCCCAAATTCACCTTCGAAGACTTTCTTGAACTTCTCAAATTTGCAAGATACATAACACGTCGGTGTTCTCTGTGCCAGATGAGAAAGTCCCGGAGCCCGCGTCTGCGCAGCCGCTCTGCTGCGGAGTGCGCTCCCGCGGCCGTGCACCGTCCTGTAAGTACTTTTCGTAGGCACGCCTTAAAAGTTGGAGAAAACTTTTTGAAAGGCCAAGTAAGTGTTCTTTTAGCTCAGAAAATAGACAACCTAAATCTGGCCCGGTCTGCTTTCTTGTGCAACAAACTCAACCCCATTTTCCACGTTTTAATGCGAAGTGCAGTTTCAAACATAAGTTGCCACTGGAAGAAAGCGGCTAGGCAATTGCCCACAGAACCCACTTTCACCTTCGCCGTTGCTGAAGCTGGCCCAGGTTCAGCGTCTACACGGCTGCCTGCCGCACACCTGCGGCCTGGGCTCCGGCTCCTCCCTGAGTTCCCAGGCAGCCCTCACAGAGGCACCGGAACAAACCCTCTTTCCCAGgaaccctccccaccccgccccggggCCAGGCCGTGCTCTCCCTCTCCTTGTCACCCTGCTGCCAGCCTTTGGAGGACGGCCATCCTGGCATCTTCCCACCACAGGGAGCCGTGGTTTTGGGCCCCGGTTTGCGTCTGTCTCCCAGAGGAGGAGGATTCACAGAGCCTGGCTTTGAGGTTGTGTGGAGCTGGGGATCAGGGAGGCTCTCTAAGGTGGGGGAGCCAGTTGTGCCCACCTCGTCACCTGGCCTGGAGAAATGCCATCCTGGGTTCCTTTTGTTCACGTAAGGAAAAGAATGTCAGCGTGCAGACTGGGCCCCCAGCAGGAGAGCGGGCACCGTGGATGCCCTGCTGA